ATGAACTGGTCGCATTAGGCTGGGGAATGAGTTTTTTATTCATCGCCATTCAGTTTCTGGCCCGTCCCATGAACATCATGGTGTCCAGTATCGGCTCCACCCTTACCTGGCCCGAGCGACACATGCTGGCCTGGATTGCCCCGCGCGGGATTGTGGCGGCAGCTATTTCCGCATTATTTGCCACCCAATTAGAAAAGGCGGGGTTCCCGGATGCCGGGGTACTGGTCCCCCTGACCTTTTTTATTATTATTTCCACGGTCATCGTGCAAAGCGTTACGGCACGCCCTATTGCCCGGTGGCTTAAGGTGGCCGAGCCGACCCCCAACGGTTTTATCATCTTCGGAGCCAATCAATTGGCGCGTGCCATCGGTAAAGCCTTAATGGATCTGGGATTTCAAATTCAGTTGGCTGACACCGGATGGGACCAGGTGATGAAGGCCAAAAACGAAGGTCTGCCCACATATTTCGGCAATCCCGTGTCGGAGCATGCAGACCGTCATATTCAGCTTGTGGGCATCCGGGGGGTACTCGCCCTGTTTCCCCATGAAGCGGCCAACGTGGCCGTCGCCATTCATTATCGCCTGGAGTTCGGGGCAGATAAAATTTATATTCTGCAGTCCCGGCCCGAAGATAACCGGTCCACAGCGGACCGGATGTCCATCGAAAATCATGGCAAAATCCTGTTTGGAGAAGCAGCTTCATATCCTGCGATGGCCACCGATCTGGCCAGGGGTGGGCATATTATCACCACAAAGCTGACGGAAAAATTTACCATGGAGCAATTCACAAAAAAACACGGCGAAAAAGCATTGCCGTTGTTTGCCGTGGACAAAAACAATCGGCTTCATGTGTATGCCCACGAAAGTCAAATCAATCCTGAATCCGGCTGGTCGCTGGTATATATGCTGAAAAATGGAGAAGGCAGTCACTCAGGGACTGGAGAAGATAAACACCCCATTGATCCCGCCCGATTGAAAAAGGGATACAGTGTCTGATTTCAAACGATTAGGTTTTACCCGGCATCTGCCGAATCCATTATTTCTAAATATCTTGAACAACGTGAAGTCACCTCGGATACATCCATCCCAAAATGATTGAGAAGCCGAATCACCTGCAGCGGCCGACAGTGGTCACCGGCCTCAAGTGCTGCAAAATCTTCCGGATCAATATCCAGAAACGCCAATATTTCATCCCGGGTCTTTTTATTTTGCGCCATTCGGGCCACAACATTCATTGTTGCCGTGCAGATATGACATTCCTTAGTATAAAGGGATAGAAACGGCTTATCATTAAACTTCTCGTTCAGCAGTTCTTTAAGAAACATCACGGCTAATTTTCTCCAGTTTTTTTTTAGATATCCGGGACAAAAACTCATCTCGATATGCGATGACCTGATCAATATATTTTTCAGGCACTTTACGTGTATTTTTGAAAAACACATCATACAATACGATGAATTTTTGATAGCAAAAAAAATAGAGTACCCGGATTCGATCCCGGGATAAGGTAAAACGAAGTTCATGAACCCCGTCATGCAGCAAATCCGCATAAGGCCTTGGCAGGGTCGGGCCATGCTCTTCCAGCAGTCCAAGCAGTCTTAACAACTTTACCTGATGCTTCTCAGGACAGGAATTGATAAAGTCCGTAATCGGGCAGGCGTGTTCCATACCATCACAAAAAAGTACTCTCCACTTTGGTTTCATACTCTATCCCTTATCCCACATGCTGCATCTTGACAACAAAAAATCGATATGCTTTAACGTGCAAAACGCGTCAAGAAGACGCATGCAACAAACTGTTTTATAGTACTCATAAAAAATTAACTGAAGCCAAGAAGGTAGAAGTGTCGAAATTTTCGATGCTACGGTCCTTTTTGGCTTTTTTATTTTCTATCTAATTCGTTTTTACTGAAGATATCAGTTTAAATGAAAACAGGAGAAGATGATGAACCAAGGCAAAATTGCCGTACAGGTCTTCTTTGCACTGATGATGTCATGGTCCTGTGATGCCCTGGCAGGAAATGTAAAAAAAGAGATCGAGGCCCCTGTTCATGAGGCAGTGGGAATTGAACAAAAAACCCAAGGCCGGGAGGTCAAATGGCGCGCGGAAAAAGAAAAAAAGACATTGGAGTTTGAAGCCCTGGAAAAAGAACTGGCCATCGTTGAACAGGAACGAAACACGGAAGCGGCCCGGAAAACTGCCCTGATTTCAAACATAAATCAAACGGCAAAGCAGCTTGAGGATATTGCCGAAATCGAAAGGCAAATGTCTCCATTTCTTAACGAATTATTAGACAAAATTAAAACGTTCAACAAACAGGATCTGCCTTTTTTAACGGGCGAGCGTGAAAAAAGAATTCAGGATCTTGAACTGTTAAACGCCAACCCGGAAGTTCCGGTGAGTGAAAAATTCAGAAAATTAATGGAAGCCCTTTTGGTGGAAACCGAATACGGCACAACCATTGAAGTTTATCAGCAGACCATTGCCCTTTCCGGGGAAGAGACCCTGGTCAACATCTTCAGACTGGGCCGGCTGCGGCTTTTTTATCAGACCCTGGATAAACAGCAATGCGGGTTCTTCAACCCGGCCCAAAAGCAATGGCAACCCCTGGAGAATTGCTATCTAAAACCCATCCAGGCTGCCATAGACATGGGTTCCAAGCGCAAACCCGTTGAGATGTTAACCCTGCCCATAGGAAGGATCGTGATCCAATGAAACGCACACCCCAATATATACTATTCACTGTGGTTCCGGCTGTCATGCTGCTTTTCAGCCAGTGGGCATGGGCAAAGGATATGCGGGAGATTCGCATCGAAGCCCAAAAAATTGAACAAGCGATGAAACAAAAAGCTGCGGCTGAGCTGTCTGCCGCCCAAAAGGCCGATAGTGAAAGCCGTCGGCAGATTTTCTCGGACAGATCTAAACTGGACCGGGCCATTGCGGATTTAAAGCGGCGGATTACGACCGTTGAGATAGAACTCAAAGCCCTTAAATCTGAAAATGACGACCTGACGGCACAGGACAACGAATTAACGGTAAAACTGGATGAAGCCCAGGGCACGATTCAGGAATTGTCCGGCGTCATCCGCATGAACGCCAAAGACATACGTTCCCTTCTGGATAACAGCTTTTTAACCGGGGTGTACCAACCCGATACCCAATTTTTATCCACCATGGCAGATCAGTCCGTTATTCCAGCAATGGATCAAATCAAAGCCATGTCGAATCTGCTTTTTGATCAGATTGACCAGGGTGGATCCGTCTGCCTGGAAACCGGAACAATCGTCAACCGCGAAGGAAAGAGACAAAAGGGACCAATTCTCATCATCGGGGCCTTTACAGCAGCATACCAAACGGACAGTGAATCCGGTTTTCTCAACTACGCCCATGGAGAGAAAAAACTGTATGCCCTGTCCAAACTGCCACCCTCGGCCATGCAGAAACAGCTTACCCGGTACATGACAGGAAAAAGTGATGCCGTGCCCATGGATATTTCCCGGGGCGGTGCATTAAACCAGTTAATTCACGACTTAAGCCTGGCGGACCAGATTCCCAAGGGCGGTCCCATTGTCTGGCCCATTCTGGCCATTTTGGCATTGGGCGCATTGATCACCCTGGAACGGGTTTTCTTCATTTTAAAGCGGCAAATCAGCCTTGAAACCGTGTGCAGCAAAATCGAAACCCAGGCCGAAGACCAAAATTGGAATGCCTGTGCCGAAACCTGCGACCAGTACCGTAAAAATCCGGTTATCCGGGTCATCCGGTCGGGGGTTGACAGCCGGAACCGTCCCAGAGAAGACATGGAAAATGCGGTCCAGGAAGCCATTCTCAAAGAGATTCCGCCCATGGAACGCTTTTTATCCACCATGGGTATGCTGGCAGCCATCGCTCCCCTCTTAGGGCTGTTGGGCACTGTCACCGGCATGATCGACACCTTTCATGTCATCACCATGCACGGCACAGGCGATCCGCGCATGATGTCCGGCGGCATTTCCGAGGCCTTGGTGACCACCATGCTGGGCCTGTCCGTGGCCATTCCCATTATGCTCTCCCACACCCTGTTAAGCCGGTCCGTGGAAAACAGTGTGGGCATGATGGAAGAAAAGGCCATGGCGCTGATCAATATCGTCCAGAAATTCAAGGTGGCCTGATGCCGGAATTTCTTTGTGAAAACCTTGAACTGATGAGGGAACTGATCCGGGCCGGCGGTGTGGTCATGGTGCCCCTGGTTATCTTAAGCCTTGTCATGTGGCTGCTGATCCTTGAACGGGCCTTTTTTTTCAGGCGGCTCTACAAAAAAAACATGAACAGCAGCACCGCGCTGTCCCTGGTCCGGGAAAACATCCTGCCCGACCCCAAAATGTACCGCGGAGCCGTCAGTCTTTTGGTCACGGAGTTCATTGGAAACCGCTCGGGTTCCGCCCAGCTGGACCGCCACCTTCTGGATGCCGCAGTGACCCGGATCAACCGGCGCATGACCCGGTCCCTGGCAGTGATCGGGGTTCTGGCAGCCATGGCCCCGCTCATGGGGTTGCTGGGCACCGTCACCGGCATGATCACCACCTTTGATGTTCTGGCCATATTCGGCACAGGCAATGCCAAAGCCATGGCCGGGGGTATCTCAGAATCCCTGATTACCACCCAGACCGGTCTGATTGTGGCCATTCCGGGACTTTACATGAAAGGATTTCTGGACCGGCGTGCCGAACATTTGAGCCAGCGGATCCAGCGGATGGGCTTATACCTGAAAAGGCATCTATAGGAGAGCACCCCCCATGTTAAACGTGTCAGCAAGCAGAAAACATAAAAAAAGTGCGGCGGAGCTGAACATTGCCCCGCTCATTGATATGGTATTTATCCTGTTGATTTTTTTCCTTGTCACTACAAGTTTTGTCAAGGAGACCGGCATTGATGTTTCCCGGCCCACCGCATCAACCGCAACCACCCAAACCAAAGCCACCATCCTCATTGCCGTGGACAGCCAGAACCGGGTCTTCATGGATCACCGGGAGATCGACATCCGGGCGGTCAGAGCCAATACCGAACGGGCCCTGGCCGAAAACCCCGACGGGGCTGTGGTGGTGGTGGCGGACCGCCAATCGGACACCGGCGTGGCCATCCAGGTCATGGACGGGTGCCGCCTGGCCGGGGCATCTAATGTATCTTTAGCCGCAGCACTTCCGGAGGGGCAATGAAAACCATGGAGAAGCCCCTGGGCCTGGCCGGCGGATGGCAGCCTTGGGCCGTGGCATTGGCCGGTACCCTGGCCCTGAATTTGCTGCTTTTTTCCGTTATTCCCAATCTGATGAAACCCCAGGAAGCTGTCTCACTGTCGGGCCCCATGATTCAACAAATCCAGCTCACCCGGCTGCGGCGCTCAACCATTGAACCGGAACAGAAAAAAAAGACGCCCCCGCCCAAGGCCCAACCTAAAAAACAGGTCGCCAAACCCAGGATGAACCGGCAAATCGCCCGGTCTCTTTCCCTGCCCTTTGAAGTCAATCCCCGACTGCCCCAGGGACCGGCCACCATCTCCGTGTCCGAAGTGGTGTCAACGTCCCTGGATAACTTGTCCCTCAACACACTTTTTGACACCGGAGATCTGGATCAGCCCCTGACGGTGATTTCCAGAATTCCGCCGGTGTACCCCTTCCGGGCCAAGGCCAAAGCCATTGAAGGCTGGGTCTCTGTGGAATTTACGGTGAATGAACAGGGCCGTGTGGAGGATATCAAAATCCTGGATGCAGAGCCCAAGAAAATATTTGACGACAGCGTGATGCAGTGCGTTGCTGCCTGGCGGTTCAAGCCGGGCCGGGTCAACCGGGAAATTGTAAAGACCCGGGCCAGAACACGCGTCCGTTTTAAATTAAACTGAGGTGTTTCATGAATCCGATTTTAAGAACTGTCATTGTCATTCTGATTTTTTCCGCCGTGACTGTTTTTCCACTGGAAAAAGCCAAAGCCCAAAGCGATAAAAAAATGCCGATGACTGTTCAGCATCTGCTGATCAATGTCAGGAAAGCCATGGATAAAAATGATTATGCCGGTGCCGTCAAGCTCATCCAGGGGACCCAAGCCAAATCCCAAAGCAAGGCCCCGTGCAGCCATCCCACTGTTTGTCTGGCCCTGGGTAATTGCTTTTTGATGCAAAAAAAAATGCCCAAGGCCGAATCGGCATATCTGACGGCCTTGTCCCTGGATAAAACCTACCTGGATGCCCAGGTCAACCTGGCCAAGGTGTATACGGACACCAACCGGACCGCCAAGGCCGCCGAGGCCTTTTTGGCGGCTTACAAACTATCCGACCCCAAAAATCCAAAATACCTGTACTACAGTGCCGCTATGGCGCTTACCAACGGAAAGACCCAAACGGCAATCCGCCGATTTGAATCTTTGTTTTCCACCCACCCAAGCCAGGTCACCCGGCAATGGCGGGAAAACTATGCCAGTGCCCTGGTTTCGGCCGAACAATGGAAAAAAGCCGCACCTGTGATCAGAACTCTGATTGCCCAATCCAAAGGAGAAAACCGGATTAAATGGCAAGAGACTCTGCTGCAGATTTACCTGACCATTAACAACACCGGCAAAGCCTTGGAGCTTGCCGGCACCCTGAGCCGGCAGACCCCGTCCGAAACCAGGTGGTGGAAGGCCCTGGTCCACATCCATCTGACCAGGGGGGAGTATGCCGACGCCTTTGAGGATCTGATCATCTATAGTTTTGCCACCCCGCTGAACCGGCAGGAAAAAAAACTGTTTGCAGACTTAAGTTTGCAGTTGAACATCCCCGCCCGGGCCGCCCGCATGTATGAAACCCTGATCAGCGAATCGGCCGGGAAAAACGGATCCCCAAATCAAACCAGACAGATGATCAACCGCCTGGTGTGTGCCTACCGGCAGATGGGCCGGGGAGACAAGGCTCTGGCAGTGCTCAATCGATTTGATCCCCAGGCCGGCAATCCGGAACTTTTGCTGCTCAAAGGAGATGTTTTGTACGAGACAAAAAATTATAAGGCGGCAGACAAGGCGTTCAGGACCGCAGCCCGAAAAAATTGCTCCCAAAAGGGACAGGCATGGCTGATGGCCGGGTATGCGGCCTGGCAGTGCAACAATCTTGTTGCCAGCCGCAGCGCGTTTGAACAGGCAGCCCAATTTAAACGCCAGCGCAAGGATGCCCTGGCCGCCATTGCACAACTCAAAAGAAACAGCCGGATGTAATATCAACCTATATAGTGACCGGCAAAATGCCGGAGAACAAAAATTTTAAGGAGGCGGTGTTGAAAAATCACGTACTGAAAAGCTGCACGTTTGCAGCATCCCTGATGTTGATCCTCTTTTGCATAAGCCCGTTGCTGGCAGATGAAAAAAAAGCCGACCAAGATCCGGCGAACTCAAAAGTTCAAGAAATAGAAGAGATGGTTGTAGAAGACGAGGCCCGGGTCCAGGGGTATAAAACAACACCGTCCCAGACCACCATTGAACTTGAAGATATCACATTCATCGGAGAGCCCACCTTTTTGCTGGATGCCATCAAAACCAATGCCATGGTGGATTTCAGAGGGGCATCAGATCTGGACCCCGGGGTAGACAGCGTCTATTTGAACGGGTTTAGTGCCAAGCGGTTTGTCACGGCCATGGACGGTGTGACCCTTCAAAAAACCGGCGGCCGAAAATCAAGCAACATTGTGGACTGGGCCCAACTGCCCTCTTTTTTGCTGGAGTCCGTTGAAATCCTTCCCGGCCCCCATTGCGCCCTGTACGATGCCAAAAGCATCGGCGGGGTGTTAAACATGAAAACAAAAACACCCAAAGAATACGATACCCGGGTACCGCAATTAACGTATACAACAGGATACCGATCATATGATACGTTTTCCAATACCGCAGTACTCCAAGGCGGGGTGGATAAATTTATCTACGATTTTGCATACCAAAATTATATGACCGACGGGTATCTGCGCAACAGTGAAACCGAAACCAACATCGGGTTCGGACGCCTGGGATTAATACTGCCGGGCGATGGATATATCACTGTCTCCGCCTCATTATCAGATATTGACCGGGATTCACCGGTCAATAACCCCGGTTTGACACAAGACGATGAGATAGATGTTGATTCCGGCTACCCGGAGGTGACGGGCAGTGCCTGGGATCCCTGGCAGAATCCCACCTGGGACAGTACGGCCGAAACCTACCGTCTCAACTATACCCAGACCTTGGGGGTTAATCGCCTCAGTTTTGGTGCCTATTACGGTGAAGAAACCCGCGAGCGGGTCTATTTAGACTGGGTAAACTCAAAAGACAAATCCCAAGGGACCGAAATAAGTGCCATGATAACGGACTGGTGGCAGCAGGGCGGCAAGATCATGGACGAAATCAAGTGGGCCGGGGGTGAAACCACCGTTGGTGTCGACTTTACCCAGCTTTTTGACGAGGGGGTTGACGATAGTAAAACCGAGAAAATCCGCAAAAAAGGCGCCTTTGTCCAGCACAAATTCGGTATTGTCCCCCACGTTGACATGACCCTGGGGCTACGGTACGAGGACGTCAATACATGGGTCAGCAACTGGTCCAACGGGAATCCGCACAATGCATATTACGGCAAATATGTGAAACGTGACTTTGATCAGGTCATCCCCAAATCCATGACAACCTGGCAGATGGACCATTTAGGGGGCTGGTTCCGGAACACCACCCTGTCTGCCGGTATCAGTAAAATCTGGCACGCTCCGGATTATCACGGAGATTACAACCCCCAGGGACGGCCCGCCGGCATCACCCTGGAACCGGAGCACGGTATGGGGTATGACCTGATTTTAAACCGCAGGCTCTGGGGCAACGTCAACCTGAAAGCCGGTTACGCATTCTACGACATCAAGGATTTCATCGCCACCAACAGTAAATATGCCCAATATTCAGGCACCGATGCCGGAGCACTACGGTACAGCGACTATAAAATCAACTTGGAGGAGGTCTACCGCCATGGTGTCACCGTTGAGCTGTCGGGCAATGTTACACCGGAACTCTCTTTTTATCTGAGCTGGGCCTGGCAGAAATTTGAAAACCAGGGAGATGAACCTGCCGGCGAGACAGAACTGGACCAGCGGGCCGAGCACCAGGTCGGCATTGGACTGCGCTATGCCTTTAACGAACGAGCAACCCTGATGCTGGATTACACCTACCAGAGTGATGAAACCACAGAGGTCTCCGAAGAGATTGCCGATGATGTCTGGAATTTTCACACGGTGGATATCCCGGCCCACAGTGTTGTCGACTTAGGTTTTGAGTACAAATGCTTTGAACAGCTGGGCTGGCTGAAAAACGGCACAGTGAACGTCTTTATTAAGAACCTGCTGGACGAAGACTACTATGACAGCTCGGGGTATCCGGCCACGGACAGGACAGTGGGCGTCACATTCACAATTAAAATCTAAAGGGAAATATCATGGACATACAAGCAACCACCTGGACATTCTGGGAAGATCAGTGGTTGAAAATCATTGAACGGTCTAAATCTGAACAGCCGGCAGGGTCGGGCTACGCCATGAAAAAATGGGATAACATGGCAAAGGATTTTGCCCAGCGGACCAGCACAGAAAAGGCGTCCGCCAAGCGGGATGCCACACTTAAGCAGCTTGTGGACAAAGGAATCCTGACGCCGGAAACCCGGGTCCTGGACATCGGCGCAGGCCCGGGCTCCTGGGCCCTGCCCATGGCCAAAATCTGTGCCCATGTCACCGCCCTTGAACCCTCGGGCGGCATGATCGACATCATGTCTGAACGCATTGAACAAGAAAAGGTCAACAATATTACCATCGTCCAGAACACCTGGCAGGAGACGAATTTGGCCGAACAGGGATGGGGAAAGGCATTTGATCTGGTCTGTTCACGAAGACCGCAGAACCACGCCAGGAGAGCTGGATGACATTTAAACCGGCGAAACATAACCTGTTTAAGTGCCTGGCTGCCCTGGCGTTATGTCTGTTTCTTCTGGTGCCCGCACTTCATGCCGAAACCGACCAGGTAGCGGTCATCCGCCTGGGCGGCGGGGACTGGGGGTATCCCTCCCCCTACGCCCATTACCCCAGAGGCCCCGGGGGATTTAAAATGTGCCTGATCTTTGACAGTCTGCTGGAACGCGGCGACCATGGCCTGATCCCCTGGCTGGCCACATCCTGGCAGGTTGAAGATCACGGGAAAGCCTATATATTCACGATTCGCCAGGGGGTCAAATGGCATGACGGCACCCCCATGACACCCGAAGATGTGGCCTTTTCCATGGAATATGCCACCCGCTTCCCCATGACCTGGTCCTATGTGTTTGACCGGATCGACCGGGTTGAGATCCTTGAAGGCAACAGAATCAAGGTAATTTTGAAAACGCCCACCGCATCCATGCTTTCCAGTCTGGGCACCAGCCGTATCATCCCAAAACACATTTGGGAAAAGGTGGACAATCCCAAACCCTTTACAAAACCTGAGGCCGTGATCGGTACAGGTCCGTATCGGCTCACCGCCTACAGCCGGGAGCACGGCACCTACCGCTTTGAGAAGTTTAAAGATTTCTGGGGACCGGCCGTCCGGGTCAAACGCCTGGAGTTCATCCCGGTCAGTGAACCCATCCTGGCCTACCAGAAGCATGAAATAGACATGATCCGGGTCTCCCCGGATCTTTTGCCCAGATTCCAAAACAACCTCGAACATAAAATCCTTAAAAGTCCAGGATTCTGGGGATACCGGCTGCTGTTCAACCGCAATCTTCCCGGGCCGGCCCGGATGGTTCAGGTCCGCCGGGCCTTTGCCTATGCCGTTGACCTTGGGGAACTTGTGGCCAAGGTGGCCCGGGGCGCGGCCCTGCCTGGCCGGGCAGGTATTCTGCCGCCGGATCATGTCATGGCCGCCCAAAACGTAAAATCCTATGATTTTGATCCCCAAAAGGCAGGCAGACTTTTAGACCAGGCCGGGTTTACCCGGACCGGCAGCGCTATCCGGACAGGACCTGACGGCAAGCCCCTTGCCTTTGATCTATTATGTTCGAGCCGCGAAGTCCGGATGGCGCAAATTTTAAAACAGCGCCTGGCTGCCGTGGGAGTAGAGATTCAGATCAAAAGCTGCAACGGTAAAACCAGGGACAGCCGGGTCAGGAATCAAAACTACGATTTGGCCATTATCGGCCACGGCGGATGGGGAAATGATCCGGACTATCTGATTGCCCACTGCACAGGAGACATAAAAAAATCCAGCTCGCCGTCGGCGTCCGGTGGTTCTGGATTGGCCTCTCCGGCCTTGACGGAACTGCTGCAATCCCAGCGATCCCAGACCGATCCTGAAAAACGGCGGGAGATGATTGTTAAAATCCAGCAGATGGCCGCAGAAGAGGTGCCTGAAATCCCCTTGTTTTATACTATGGGATACACCGTGTTCCGGCCGGGTAAGTATGACGGATGGATGTTCATGTTTGACCATCACAGTTTGGAACACAGCAAGCTGTCCTATTTAGATTGGAAAGCATGGCCCTGATATGAAATCAAATAAAACAGCCGTATCCGGCAGCGTGATTTCATACCTGGTTACGGTATGGGTGATTATTACCCTGAACTTTCTGTTGCCGAGAATGATGCCGGGCGACCCATTTGTTCATCTGTCCGGGGATGAAGGTGAAGACCTGCCGGAATTCACCGAGGCCCAGAAGACATTTTATATGGAACAGTATGGATTTGATGATCCCTTACCAGTCCAGTATGCCCGATATATCGTTAAGCTTGCCCACGGGGATCTTGGGAAATCGGTCTATTTTAACAGCTCCGTGGCAGGGATTCTTGCCCGGCGGTTAGCCTGGACCCTGGGCCTTGTGATCGCAGCCGTAACGCTTTCCACGATCATCGGCACATTTCTGGGCGTGGTGTCGGCGGCCTTGCGACATCAATGGGCCGACCGCCTTTTATTTGTCGGCCTGATCCTTATTTCCGAAATTCCGGCCTTTCTTACGGGGCTGGTGATTCTTTTTATCTTTGCCGCTGCCCTGGACCTGTTTCCCTTGTCGGGGGCCATGTCTCATTTCACAGGCCAAATGACGATAATGGAAAAAGTGGGCGACATTGCAAAGCATGCGGCGTTGCCCGCGGCAACGCTGACACTGGCCCGTCTGGGCGGCGTTTATCTTCTGGCCAGAAACAGCCTTGTAACCGTTCTGGAAAAGGATTTCATGGTCACGGCCCGGGCCAAGGGGCTGACAAAAATCAGGATATTTTGGCGCCATGCCCTGCGCAACGCCCTGCTGCCCATTGTCACCCGGGTGTTTATGAGCCTTGGGGGGCTGGTGGGCGGGGCCATCCTGGTGGAAAATGTATTCAACTATCCGGGATTAGGCAAGCTGCTGCGTGAATCGGTCATGATCCAGGACTATCCGTTGATCCAGGGCATATTCCTTTTGGTGACCCTGGCGGTTTTATCCGCCAATTTTATGGCAGACATTGTCTACCGTCGGCTGGACCCCAGGGTGGGCGAACAAGCACCGATCAAGGGACAACGGCTGGTGAAAGTATGAATGTTGCTTTTTTGCCCAGGCTTTTTTCCCGGATGACCCCTTCGGGCCGTGCCGGCGCTTTTGTTCTGACGGCCGTCATCTTCCTGGCCCTGGCAGCGCCACTGGTCTGTTCCCATTCTCACCAACAGATGTCGGGTCCGGCCCTAATTCCGCCTGGCCCGGAACATATCATGGGGACGGACGAACTGGGGGTCGATCTGTGGGCCCAGATCTGCCACGGCGCAAGAATCAGCCTGATTGTAGGCATCGGCACGGCACTGGCCGCAGGATTGGGCGGGGGCATTGCAGGGATTGTGTCCGGATATACCGGCGGCATTACCGACATGGTCATCATGCGCATGGTGGACGTTTTCCTGGTGCTGCCGGACCTGCCGGTGATGATTGTGCTGGCCGCCTTTTTCGGACCCAGCCTGATCTCCATCGTCCTGGTGCTCTCCTGTTTTTCATGGGTTCATACGGCCAGAATTGTTCGGTCCAGGGTGCTGGCCTTAAAACAGCGGCAGTACATCCGGGCCGCCGAGCTGAACGGTGCATCCGCATTTTACCTGATCCGCCGCCATTTTCTGCCCGAGGTGTTTCCCCTGGCCGCCGTGAGCATGATCCGGCTCACCGGCCGGGCCATTGTGGCCGAGGCAGGGCTCTCCTTTTTAGGGTTGGGTGATCCCGCCTCCGGGTCATGGGGACTGATCCTTCACCATGCCACCTCTTTTGCCGGCATCTATTATACCCGGTTCTGGCAATGGTGGATGCTGTTTCCCTGGCTTGCCCTGACCCTAATGGTGGTCAGCCTGGCTTTGGTCAGCCGGGACATGGAAAAAATTGCAGATCCCCGGTTGGGAAAAAGGAGTTAACCATTGACCGTTGAAC
Above is a window of uncultured Desulfobacter sp. DNA encoding:
- a CDS encoding ABC transporter permease, whose product is MNVAFLPRLFSRMTPSGRAGAFVLTAVIFLALAAPLVCSHSHQQMSGPALIPPGPEHIMGTDELGVDLWAQICHGARISLIVGIGTALAAGLGGGIAGIVSGYTGGITDMVIMRMVDVFLVLPDLPVMIVLAAFFGPSLISIVLVLSCFSWVHTARIVRSRVLALKQRQYIRAAELNGASAFYLIRRHFLPEVFPLAAVSMIRLTGRAIVAEAGLSFLGLGDPASGSWGLILHHATSFAGIYYTRFWQWWMLFPWLALTLMVVSLALVSRDMEKIADPRLGKRS